A section of the Bacillus sp. HSf4 genome encodes:
- the gmk gene encoding guanylate kinase, with amino-acid sequence MKERGLLIVLSGPSGVGKGTVRQALFAQEDTKFEYSISVTTRQPRQGERDGVDYFFKTREQFEEMIENDKLLEWAEYVGNYYGTPVDYVEKTLEEGKDVFLEIEVQGALQVRKAFPEGLFIFLAPPSLAELKNRITTRGTESETLIENRMKAAKEEIELMDAYDYVVENDSIELACERIKAIVLAEHLRRDRVAPRYKKMLEVE; translated from the coding sequence ATGAAAGAAAGAGGATTATTAATCGTTCTCTCCGGCCCTTCCGGCGTCGGTAAAGGAACGGTCAGGCAGGCGCTGTTTGCTCAGGAGGACACAAAGTTTGAATATTCGATTTCGGTAACGACGAGGCAGCCGCGACAAGGTGAGAGAGACGGCGTCGATTACTTTTTCAAAACGCGTGAACAATTTGAAGAAATGATTGAAAACGACAAGCTGCTCGAATGGGCCGAGTATGTCGGCAACTATTACGGGACACCCGTCGATTACGTGGAGAAGACCCTTGAAGAAGGAAAGGATGTTTTCCTTGAAATTGAGGTGCAGGGGGCGCTCCAAGTCAGAAAGGCGTTTCCCGAAGGCCTGTTTATCTTTTTGGCGCCGCCGAGCCTTGCCGAGCTGAAAAACCGGATTACAACAAGAGGGACTGAATCTGAAACCCTGATTGAAAACCGGATGAAAGCGGCGAAGGAAGAAATCGAACTGATGGACGCCTATGACTATGTTGTCGAAAATGACAGTATTGAGCTTGCCTGCGAAAGAATCAAAGCAATCGTTCTCGCCGAGCATTTGCGGCGTGACCGCGTTGCCCCAAGATATAAGAAAATGCTGGAGGTTGAATAA
- the remA gene encoding extracellular matrix/biofilm regulator RemA, which produces MTIKLINIGFGNIISANRLISIVSPESAPIKRMIQDARDRGMLIDATYGRRTRAVVIMDSDHIILSAVQPETVAQRLSAKEEIIDEGQG; this is translated from the coding sequence ATGACGATTAAACTGATTAATATCGGCTTTGGAAATATCATATCCGCGAATCGGCTCATCTCGATTGTGAGTCCGGAGTCCGCGCCTATCAAACGGATGATCCAGGATGCGAGAGACCGCGGTATGCTTATAGATGCTACATACGGAAGAAGAACGCGAGCGGTTGTCATTATGGACAGTGACCATATCATCTTATCTGCCGTCCAGCCTGAGACAGTAGCACAAAGGCTTTCCGCTAAAGAAGAAATCATCGATGAAGGGCAGGGATAA
- the priA gene encoding primosomal protein N', whose protein sequence is MNFAEVIVDVTTKNIDRPFDYRIPEKWKGMIQKGMRVIVPFGARKIQGFVIGVKDTSELAVRAVKEIEEILDLTPVLTEELLDLSDWLTEKTLSYKITALQAMLPAAMKAKYGKEINVIREERLPDRLKRLFSEKMSLSYSDIEDHGILKLIQRQVQEGNLEVAYKVKQKTNKKTQRMIAPLCSRTKLNEALDELSAQAVKQTAILQFFIASDEGLSVPAKDLLEKTGGSSASLKALIQKGLLKESEQEVYRDPYQDRMFKKTEPLALTEEQARAFEAVAEAIEEKRHDVFLLHGVTGSGKTEIYLQSIEKVLKAGKEAIVLVPEISLTPQMVNRFKGRFGSQVAVLHSGLSTGEKYDEWRKIHRKEVRLVVGARSAIFAPFENLGMIIIDEEHETSYKQEEMPRYHAKEAAIKRAEYHRCPVVLGSATPTLESFARAKKGVYKLLTLKHRVNHQVMPDVSLVDMREELRNGNRSMFSRDLMAALEETLEKGEQAVLFLNKRGYSSFVMCRDCGYVIQCPHCEISLTYHRFGQRLKCHYCGYETGMPSSCPECGSEHIRYFGTGTQRVEEELAKILPAARVIRMDVDTTSRKGAHEKLLTSFGRGEADILLGTQMIAKGLDFENVTLVGVLSADTMLHIPDFRAAEKTFQLMTQVSGRAGRHEKPGRVIIQTYTPSHYSIELTKTHDYETFFRQEMLHRREQAYPPYYYLALVTVSHEEVTKAAIVTEKIAGFLKANISGDAKILGPVASPIARIKDRYRYQCVIKYKQEKMLTSLLKKVMDHYKRDIEQKQLSISVDMNPYMMM, encoded by the coding sequence ATGAACTTTGCAGAAGTGATCGTCGATGTCACCACGAAAAATATCGACAGACCGTTTGACTACCGCATCCCGGAAAAATGGAAAGGGATGATTCAAAAAGGGATGCGGGTGATCGTTCCCTTTGGCGCCCGCAAAATACAAGGGTTTGTTATCGGTGTGAAGGACACATCAGAACTCGCCGTGCGCGCGGTCAAGGAGATCGAGGAAATCCTTGACCTGACGCCTGTTTTAACCGAAGAGCTGCTCGATTTGTCCGACTGGCTGACAGAAAAAACGCTTTCTTATAAAATTACGGCTTTGCAGGCGATGCTGCCGGCTGCGATGAAAGCGAAGTACGGCAAAGAAATCAACGTGATCAGAGAAGAGCGGCTTCCAGATAGGCTGAAACGATTGTTTTCCGAAAAGATGTCACTCTCCTATTCAGATATAGAAGACCACGGGATATTGAAGCTCATCCAGCGCCAGGTTCAAGAAGGAAACCTTGAAGTGGCCTACAAGGTCAAGCAGAAAACAAACAAAAAGACGCAGAGAATGATCGCGCCCCTCTGTTCGAGGACGAAATTGAATGAGGCGCTGGACGAGCTTTCTGCCCAGGCTGTCAAACAAACAGCAATTCTTCAGTTTTTCATTGCATCCGATGAGGGGCTCTCGGTGCCGGCAAAGGATCTTCTCGAAAAGACCGGCGGGTCCTCCGCATCCTTAAAAGCGCTGATTCAAAAAGGCCTGCTGAAGGAGAGCGAGCAGGAGGTTTACAGAGACCCTTATCAGGACAGAATGTTCAAAAAAACCGAGCCGCTTGCTTTGACTGAAGAACAGGCCCGAGCATTTGAAGCGGTGGCAGAAGCGATTGAAGAAAAGCGGCATGACGTATTCCTTCTTCACGGCGTCACCGGCAGCGGTAAAACAGAAATTTATTTGCAATCGATTGAAAAGGTGCTGAAAGCCGGCAAGGAAGCGATCGTCCTCGTTCCGGAAATCTCGCTCACACCGCAAATGGTCAACCGTTTCAAAGGCCGTTTCGGCTCACAGGTTGCCGTCTTGCACAGCGGGCTTTCAACAGGAGAAAAATATGATGAATGGCGGAAAATCCACCGCAAAGAAGTCCGGCTTGTCGTGGGGGCGCGCTCCGCGATTTTCGCCCCGTTTGAAAATCTCGGTATGATCATTATTGATGAAGAGCATGAAACATCTTACAAACAGGAGGAAATGCCGAGATACCACGCGAAAGAAGCGGCGATTAAACGGGCCGAATACCATCGGTGTCCGGTCGTCCTCGGCAGCGCGACTCCGACGCTTGAATCGTTTGCCCGCGCAAAAAAAGGCGTCTACAAGCTGCTTACCCTCAAGCACCGTGTCAACCATCAGGTTATGCCTGACGTTTCCCTCGTCGATATGAGGGAAGAACTGAGAAACGGAAACCGTTCGATGTTTTCCAGAGATTTAATGGCAGCTCTTGAAGAGACGCTTGAAAAAGGCGAGCAGGCCGTCCTGTTTTTAAATAAAAGGGGCTATTCCTCGTTTGTGATGTGCAGGGACTGCGGATATGTCATCCAATGTCCGCACTGCGAAATTTCCCTCACATACCATAGATTCGGCCAGCGCCTCAAATGCCACTATTGCGGCTATGAAACCGGGATGCCGTCAAGCTGTCCCGAATGCGGAAGCGAACATATCCGCTATTTTGGAACAGGAACACAGCGGGTCGAAGAGGAGTTGGCGAAAATTTTGCCTGCTGCCAGAGTCATCCGCATGGACGTGGATACAACTTCAAGAAAAGGAGCCCATGAAAAACTGCTCACATCCTTTGGGAGAGGGGAAGCCGATATCCTGCTCGGCACGCAGATGATCGCCAAAGGGCTCGATTTTGAAAACGTCACACTTGTCGGGGTGCTGAGCGCCGATACGATGCTTCACATCCCCGATTTCAGAGCAGCGGAAAAAACGTTTCAGCTGATGACGCAGGTCAGCGGAAGAGCCGGACGTCACGAAAAGCCGGGCAGGGTCATCATTCAAACTTATACCCCGTCCCACTACAGCATTGAGCTCACGAAAACGCATGACTATGAAACATTTTTCCGGCAGGAAATGCTTCACAGAAGAGAGCAGGCATACCCGCCGTATTATTATTTGGCGCTCGTCACCGTCTCACACGAAGAGGTGACAAAAGCGGCCATCGTCACGGAAAAAATCGCCGGCTTTTTAAAAGCGAACATTTCCGGCGACGCTAAAATTCTCGGGCCGGTCGCATCGCCGATTGCCAGGATCAAAGATAGATATCGCTATCAATGCGTGATAAAATACAAACAGGAAAAAATGCTTACATCTTTACTCAAAAAAGTGATGGATCATTATAAGCGGGATATTGAACAAAAACAATTGTCGATTTCGGTAGATATGAATCCTTATATGATGATGTAA
- the rpoZ gene encoding DNA-directed RNA polymerase subunit omega, translating into MLDPSIDSLMNKLDSKYTLVTVSARRAREMQINKDAQIENPKSHKYVGKALEEIDAGLLTFEKENR; encoded by the coding sequence ATGCTAGATCCGTCAATTGACTCTTTAATGAATAAACTCGATTCAAAATACACGCTTGTGACTGTGTCGGCAAGACGCGCCCGTGAAATGCAGATCAACAAAGACGCACAGATCGAAAACCCGAAGTCGCATAAATATGTCGGCAAAGCGCTGGAGGAAATCGATGCCGGCCTTTTGACATTTGAAAAGGAAAATCGCTAA
- a CDS encoding YicC/YloC family endoribonuclease, translated as MIRSMTGFGSASKTKDGLTAAVELKSVNYRFKEVNARMPRPLLYLEDKIKQTIFKHIQRGRLELFVSVDGEALVSRKIQVDWPLLEEYLKAAGEMKDRCQLSGDVTVHDAFQFEHVVQVEEEPVRNEQLEGVLLEAVEEAILELCSMREAEGLRLKEDCLLQIERLEKLTDDVAKLAPRVVDHYRERLEARLEEWSADRLDESRLLTEVALFADRSDITEEVTRLKSHFRQFRDICDSGGPAGRKLDFLVQELNREANTIGSKANDHKITKHVVEMKSSIEKIKEQVQNIE; from the coding sequence ATGATACGGAGTATGACCGGTTTCGGCAGCGCGAGCAAAACGAAGGATGGGCTGACAGCAGCTGTTGAGCTGAAATCTGTCAACTATCGGTTTAAAGAAGTGAACGCCCGCATGCCAAGGCCTTTGCTCTATTTAGAAGACAAAATAAAGCAAACGATTTTTAAGCATATACAAAGAGGAAGACTGGAGCTGTTCGTTTCGGTTGATGGCGAGGCTCTGGTCAGCCGGAAAATCCAGGTTGACTGGCCGCTGCTTGAAGAGTATCTCAAAGCCGCAGGCGAGATGAAAGACCGCTGTCAGCTTTCGGGAGATGTCACGGTTCATGACGCCTTTCAGTTTGAACATGTCGTTCAGGTTGAGGAGGAGCCTGTCCGCAACGAGCAGCTTGAAGGTGTTCTTCTCGAAGCGGTTGAGGAAGCCATCCTTGAACTGTGCAGCATGCGCGAAGCAGAAGGGCTGAGGCTTAAGGAAGACTGCCTTCTGCAAATCGAAAGGCTTGAGAAGCTGACAGACGATGTCGCAAAGCTTGCTCCCCGCGTCGTTGACCACTATAGGGAGCGCCTTGAGGCAAGGCTTGAAGAATGGTCGGCGGACCGCCTCGACGAAAGCCGGCTCTTGACCGAAGTCGCTTTGTTTGCTGACCGCTCCGATATCACGGAGGAAGTGACAAGGCTGAAAAGCCATTTCCGCCAGTTCCGCGATATTTGCGATTCAGGCGGGCCGGCGGGGAGAAAGCTTGATTTTCTCGTGCAGGAGCTCAACCGGGAAGCGAATACGATCGGCTCAAAGGCAAATGATCATAAGATCACAAAACATGTAGTCGAAATGAAAAGCTCTATTGAAAAAATAAAAGAACAAGTGCAAAATATAGAATAG
- the coaBC gene encoding bifunctional phosphopantothenoylcysteine decarboxylase/phosphopantothenate--cysteine ligase CoaBC: MLKDRNILLCVSGGIAVYKAAALTSKLVQAGANVKVIMTKSACEFVSPLTFQALSRHHVYTDTFEEPNPRVIAHIDAADWADLVIVAPATANIIGKLASGLADDMLTTTLLATTAPVWIAPAMNVHMYDHPAVKRNIDVLYKDGYRFIEPSEGYLACGYVGKGRLEEPERIVQLAEEHFTGGKTGLLAGKHVVVTAGPTREKVDPVRFFSNRSTGKMGYAFSEEAAKLGARVTLISGPTSLDEPPGVDVVRVQSAEEMYQAVLSVFDESDIVIKTAAVADYRPKHIHDQKMKKKDGSLVIELERTKDILKELGQRKTKQILIGFAAETESIEEYARKKLDSKNADMIVANNVTAEGAGFGTETNIVTVYHKDGKKTAHPLMTKREVAAQVLKEAALLFDRSGTSS, encoded by the coding sequence ATGCTGAAAGATCGCAACATTCTGCTGTGTGTAAGCGGAGGAATTGCGGTGTACAAAGCAGCCGCACTGACGAGCAAGCTTGTACAGGCAGGGGCCAATGTCAAAGTCATCATGACAAAATCCGCCTGCGAATTTGTCTCACCGCTCACTTTCCAGGCGCTTTCGCGTCACCACGTTTATACCGATACATTTGAAGAGCCGAATCCGCGCGTGATCGCCCACATCGACGCTGCGGATTGGGCTGATCTTGTGATTGTTGCACCTGCAACAGCCAACATTATCGGAAAACTCGCCTCAGGGCTGGCCGACGACATGCTGACGACGACGCTTTTGGCGACGACGGCGCCGGTGTGGATCGCTCCGGCCATGAATGTCCACATGTATGACCACCCGGCCGTCAAACGGAATATCGATGTTCTCTACAAGGACGGCTACCGGTTTATTGAGCCGAGCGAAGGCTATCTTGCCTGCGGGTATGTCGGTAAAGGCCGGCTTGAGGAACCGGAACGGATCGTCCAATTGGCAGAAGAGCATTTCACAGGTGGAAAGACCGGTCTATTAGCGGGAAAACACGTTGTGGTCACAGCGGGCCCGACAAGGGAAAAAGTCGACCCCGTCCGCTTTTTCTCAAACCGTTCGACAGGGAAAATGGGCTATGCCTTTAGTGAGGAAGCGGCAAAGCTGGGAGCGCGTGTGACGCTGATCAGCGGCCCCACGTCGCTTGATGAACCGCCGGGGGTTGACGTCGTTCGCGTCCAATCTGCCGAAGAGATGTATCAAGCGGTTCTGTCTGTATTCGATGAGAGCGACATCGTCATTAAAACCGCAGCTGTCGCCGATTATCGGCCGAAGCATATTCATGACCAAAAAATGAAGAAAAAAGACGGCAGCCTGGTGATTGAGCTTGAACGGACAAAAGATATTTTAAAAGAGCTGGGCCAGAGGAAAACAAAGCAAATCCTGATCGGTTTTGCAGCGGAAACCGAAAGTATTGAAGAATACGCCCGAAAAAAGCTGGACTCTAAAAACGCCGACATGATTGTCGCCAACAATGTCACCGCTGAAGGCGCCGGTTTTGGAACGGAGACCAACATTGTCACGGTTTATCATAAAGACGGGAAAAAGACAGCACACCCTCTGATGACAAAGCGGGAGGTTGCCGCTCAAGTCTTAAAGGAAGCCGCCCTGCTTTTTGATCGGAGCGGGACCTCTTCATGA